The following are encoded together in the Bradymonas sediminis genome:
- the carA gene encoding glutamine-hydrolyzing carbamoyl-phosphate synthase small subunit: protein METQKAASATREFSPNEPAILVLEDGRCFEGHAAGAPGVAIGQAVFNTSLTGYQELLSDPASAGHLLCLSAPHIGNYGVNAQDMESAGVAAAGLIVRSITEKPSNHRADSSLPDWLRAHGLVAIRDVDTRALTRYLRDHGEMKAAIVSGQTAADAPRWVEQLAEHPDFRARDFSEHGVRQPTSVRVHANKLPDGHEDLGYARIEYMPYEAPKDPADASPHIVVVDFGASFRIMRRLSAYGVRLTLAPATSSLADIKALAPAGIVLSSGPGSPERADVDLAMLREAAEVAPTLAVSMGFQLVGRAFGAEHAPLANGHRGPNQPVQEVRNSRVFMTRQNRGYALQADGFPEALEITHLNLNDRSVEGFRHQTLPLIARQYDPPALVNPNDTSDFVADFMSMLREVQP from the coding sequence ATGGAAACCCAAAAAGCTGCCTCCGCAACGCGTGAATTCTCCCCCAATGAGCCGGCGATTCTCGTCCTCGAAGACGGTCGCTGCTTTGAAGGACACGCGGCCGGCGCCCCCGGCGTCGCCATCGGCCAGGCTGTTTTTAATACGAGCTTAACGGGTTATCAGGAGCTTTTAAGCGACCCCGCCAGCGCCGGGCACCTGCTCTGCTTGAGCGCGCCCCATATCGGCAATTACGGCGTGAACGCCCAGGATATGGAGTCTGCGGGCGTCGCCGCGGCCGGCTTGATCGTGCGCAGCATCACCGAGAAACCGAGCAATCATCGCGCGGATTCGAGCCTCCCAGACTGGCTGCGCGCCCACGGCCTGGTGGCCATCCGCGACGTCGACACCCGCGCGCTCACCCGCTATCTGCGCGACCACGGCGAGATGAAGGCCGCCATTGTCAGCGGCCAGACCGCCGCTGACGCGCCCCGCTGGGTCGAGCAACTCGCCGAGCACCCCGACTTTCGCGCGCGCGACTTCTCCGAGCACGGAGTGCGCCAGCCGACCTCGGTGCGCGTGCACGCCAATAAACTGCCCGACGGGCACGAAGATCTCGGCTACGCGCGCATCGAATATATGCCCTATGAGGCGCCCAAAGATCCCGCCGACGCGTCGCCCCATATCGTGGTGGTCGACTTCGGCGCGAGCTTTCGCATCATGCGCCGCCTGAGCGCCTACGGCGTGCGCCTCACCCTGGCGCCGGCGACCTCAAGCCTCGCCGATATCAAGGCGTTGGCGCCCGCTGGGATTGTCTTGTCCAGCGGTCCGGGGAGCCCGGAGCGCGCGGACGTCGACCTCGCCATGCTGCGCGAGGCGGCCGAAGTCGCGCCGACGCTGGCGGTTTCGATGGGCTTTCAACTTGTGGGGCGCGCCTTCGGCGCAGAGCACGCGCCGTTGGCCAACGGGCACCGAGGCCCGAATCAACCGGTCCAGGAAGTCCGCAACTCGCGGGTTTTTATGACCCGTCAAAACCGCGGCTACGCCTTGCAGGCCGATGGCTTCCCCGAGGCCCTCGAGATTACTCATCTCAACCTCAATGACCGAAGCGTCGAGGGTTTTCGTCATCAAACGCTGCCGCTTATCGCGCGTCAATATGACCCTCCGGCGCTCGTAAACCCCAATGATACCAGTGATTTCGTGGCGGACTTTATGTCGATGCTCCGCGAGGTCCAACCATGA
- the lepB gene encoding signal peptidase I — MSTSENIDTNDLRPAREFVRHNQTRLDRTLGLADEVRNRGQAHLNELRQLIESVDIGAEDIATLNQHIETLTPWFDEHLEGKQKSVFREYAESIGLAVLFALTLRAFVIEAFKIPSKSMVPTLLVGDHLFVNKFVYGLRVPFTQSYMVEFSDVERGEVVVFKFPSKEAREYLLKQPASHRQCIEMSTLDEDRDFIKRVIGVAGDKVELRDNQILINDKPVESLGLRKVATGNFLYPHQIVETKRLNGHTYTVQYSGADENFGPITVKPGHIFTMGDNRDNSSDGRCWGQVPLQNVKGRALFIWWSIGEESYRWNRIGQMIH, encoded by the coding sequence GTGAGCACATCGGAAAATATAGATACGAACGACCTGCGCCCCGCGCGGGAGTTCGTCCGTCATAACCAGACTCGCCTGGATCGCACGCTGGGTCTGGCCGATGAGGTGCGCAATCGCGGCCAGGCGCACCTTAATGAGCTGCGCCAGCTCATCGAGTCGGTCGATATCGGCGCCGAGGATATCGCGACGCTCAACCAGCATATCGAAACCCTGACCCCCTGGTTTGACGAGCACCTCGAGGGCAAGCAAAAGAGCGTCTTCCGCGAATACGCCGAGAGCATCGGCCTGGCCGTGCTCTTCGCGCTGACGCTGCGCGCGTTCGTCATCGAAGCGTTTAAGATCCCGAGCAAGAGCATGGTCCCGACCCTGCTGGTCGGGGACCATCTTTTCGTGAATAAATTTGTCTACGGGCTGCGCGTTCCCTTCACCCAATCCTATATGGTCGAGTTTAGCGACGTGGAGCGCGGCGAGGTCGTGGTCTTCAAATTCCCCAGCAAAGAGGCGCGTGAATATCTGCTCAAGCAACCCGCGTCGCACCGCCAATGCATCGAGATGAGCACCCTGGACGAGGACCGCGACTTCATTAAACGCGTCATCGGCGTCGCCGGCGACAAGGTCGAGTTGCGCGACAACCAGATCCTCATCAACGATAAACCCGTCGAGAGCCTTGGGCTGCGAAAGGTCGCCACCGGCAATTTCCTCTACCCGCATCAGATCGTTGAGACCAAGCGTCTCAACGGGCACACCTACACCGTGCAATATTCGGGCGCCGACGAGAATTTCGGGCCGATTACGGTCAAGCCCGGCCATATCTTTACGATGGGCGACAATCGCGACAATTCCTCCGACGGGCGTTGTTGGGGGCAAGTGCCGCTGCAGAATGTAAAGGGGCGCGCGCTGTTTATTTGGTGGTCGATCGGCGAGGAGTCCTACCGATGGAACCGCATCGGGCAAATGATTCACTGA
- the lepA gene encoding translation elongation factor 4 has product MAKRKIDQSKIRNFSIIAHIDHGKSTLADRILDETRAIASRDKKEQYLDSMDLERERGITIKAQSVRLEYEADDGETYLLNLIDTPGHVDFTYEVSRSLQACEGAILVVDASQGVEAQTVANVYLALDADLEIIPVLNKIDLPAADIPRVKADIEDTIGLDATDAVCASAKNGIGIHEILEAIVKQVPPPVGDVDAPLKALVFDSWFDTYRGVINLVRVVEGELRKGQQIKWMASGARGEIDALGTYTPAPVAVDRLGPGEVGFVITMIKDIGDAKVGDTITEYKKEAAEPLPGFKDVMPMVFCGFYPVDSSDYTALKDALEKLTLNDSSITHEPETSQALGFGYRCGFLGLLHMEIIQERLEREYGLDLITTAPSVIYRVHTEDGETLEVENPCDLPDAQYIDFIEEPYLSATIHVPPEHIGPVLKLCEERRGTQVDMRYAGENRIILTYEIPMNEVMYNFYDRLKSCSRGYASLDYEVIDYRRGDLVKLDVLVNKDVVDALSVIVHRDFAFERGKSLTKKLKKVIHQQLFEIPIQAAIGSRVVARETIRALRKNVTAKCYGGDISRKRKLLERQKEGKKRMKMVGSVEIPQEAFLAVLSIDEE; this is encoded by the coding sequence ATGGCCAAACGCAAGATTGACCAGAGCAAAATTCGTAATTTCTCGATTATCGCACATATCGACCACGGCAAATCGACCCTGGCCGATCGCATCCTCGACGAAACGCGCGCGATCGCCTCGCGCGACAAAAAAGAGCAATATCTGGACTCCATGGATCTCGAGCGCGAGCGCGGGATTACCATTAAGGCGCAGTCGGTGCGTCTGGAATACGAGGCCGACGACGGCGAGACCTACCTGCTCAACCTGATCGACACCCCGGGGCATGTCGACTTCACCTACGAGGTCTCGCGCAGCCTGCAGGCGTGTGAGGGCGCGATCCTCGTGGTCGACGCCTCTCAGGGCGTCGAGGCCCAGACCGTGGCCAACGTGTACCTGGCGTTGGACGCCGACCTGGAGATCATCCCGGTCCTCAATAAAATCGACCTGCCGGCGGCCGATATCCCACGGGTCAAAGCCGATATCGAGGACACCATCGGGCTGGACGCCACCGACGCGGTCTGCGCCAGCGCCAAGAACGGCATCGGCATCCACGAGATCCTCGAGGCGATCGTTAAGCAGGTGCCGCCGCCGGTGGGCGACGTCGACGCGCCGCTTAAGGCCCTGGTCTTCGACAGTTGGTTCGACACGTACCGCGGCGTGATCAACCTGGTGCGGGTGGTCGAGGGTGAGCTGCGAAAGGGCCAGCAGATCAAGTGGATGGCCAGCGGCGCCCGCGGTGAGATCGACGCGCTCGGCACCTACACGCCAGCCCCGGTGGCGGTCGACCGCCTTGGGCCCGGCGAGGTCGGGTTCGTGATCACGATGATCAAAGACATCGGCGACGCCAAAGTCGGCGACACCATCACCGAATATAAAAAAGAGGCCGCCGAGCCGCTGCCCGGCTTCAAAGACGTCATGCCGATGGTCTTCTGCGGGTTCTACCCGGTCGATTCCTCGGATTATACCGCGCTCAAAGACGCGCTCGAAAAGCTCACGCTCAACGACTCCAGCATCACCCACGAGCCCGAGACCAGCCAGGCGCTGGGCTTCGGGTATCGCTGCGGCTTCTTGGGCCTGCTGCATATGGAGATCATCCAGGAGCGCCTGGAGCGCGAATACGGCCTGGACCTCATCACCACCGCCCCGTCGGTCATCTACCGGGTGCACACCGAGGACGGCGAAACCTTGGAGGTTGAGAACCCCTGTGATTTGCCTGACGCGCAATATATCGACTTCATTGAGGAGCCGTATCTCAGCGCCACGATCCACGTGCCGCCGGAGCATATCGGGCCGGTGCTGAAATTGTGCGAAGAGCGCCGCGGCACCCAGGTTGACATGCGCTACGCCGGCGAGAATCGGATCATCTTGACCTACGAGATCCCGATGAACGAGGTCATGTATAATTTCTATGACCGCCTGAAATCCTGCTCGCGTGGCTATGCTAGCCTGGACTATGAGGTCATCGACTATCGCCGCGGCGACCTGGTCAAGCTCGACGTGCTGGTCAATAAAGACGTGGTCGACGCGCTCAGCGTCATCGTCCACCGCGACTTCGCGTTTGAGCGCGGAAAATCGCTGACCAAGAAGCTCAAGAAGGTCATTCACCAGCAGCTCTTCGAGATCCCGATCCAGGCCGCTATCGGCAGCCGCGTGGTCGCGCGTGAGACGATCCGCGCGTTGCGCAAGAACGTCACCGCCAAATGCTATGGCGGCGATATCAGCCGAAAGCGCAAATTGCTTGAGCGCCAGAAAGAGGGCAAAAAGCGCATGAAGATGGTCGGCAGCGTGGAGATCCCACAGGAAGCCTTCCTTGCGGTGCTGAGCATCGACGAAGAATAA
- a CDS encoding Ig-like domain-containing protein, with protein sequence MMRTRYFSCFISSFGLLLILLGACSSDTRENISAPDATAHDIGFDSNESTADTDDATRVAQLILSPDPVEAVETQSVQVGFRAYNPEGLQLENATVSWQIEDTQIATVDASGLVSAREAGQTTLVASSGDARASVAVQVLPISSIDRIEIIPEQREVGVGQSVALGLKAYRSDDTEIENLNLPVEWQSDAAEIATIDDDGNLAGIERGEVGVLARVGELEGRAEFRVELKFKTLECLNGCYLISTEGKIYTMDRYAGEENNDGILMPEFTQLEVDDEMRFKSVYGGPAGVGNFSCALSTENRAYCWGDNYFGRIGVDFDTHVLESPTMVDAELRFKALRVGTYSTCGLTLEGALYCWGDLLISGNWIRRGLDLYETHSYEPVLMEEGPFSELLMTGASLCVQEHKTQIWRCMGAGEAGQLGNGERVDQDNLVEISAPGAFIALASLYDVGGGTTLCSVDAQEQQVWCWGQNYAGQRGQPIESPPTNHDTPQRTAWEVPMVDIYKNGHGFCGATPEREIRCWGDNSGCGLGQQAPERGIADHRYDIQPAIVGVPEDWVTLSDACVLTEGGDVWCWGAKRMTGDPLWPTRCEPTARRMLTF encoded by the coding sequence CGACTCAAACGAGAGCACAGCCGACACCGATGACGCGACGCGTGTTGCTCAGCTAATTCTCTCGCCAGATCCAGTGGAGGCGGTCGAGACCCAATCCGTCCAGGTGGGATTTCGGGCCTATAATCCGGAGGGTCTTCAACTCGAAAATGCGACGGTGTCGTGGCAGATCGAAGACACTCAAATTGCGACTGTGGATGCATCGGGGCTCGTCAGCGCGCGGGAGGCCGGCCAAACAACGCTGGTCGCCAGCAGTGGCGATGCGCGGGCGTCCGTCGCAGTGCAGGTGCTCCCGATCAGCTCGATCGATCGTATCGAGATCATCCCGGAACAACGCGAGGTTGGTGTGGGCCAGAGCGTAGCGCTTGGGCTTAAGGCATATCGCAGCGATGATACCGAAATTGAGAACCTGAATCTGCCGGTCGAGTGGCAAAGCGATGCCGCTGAAATTGCGACGATTGATGATGATGGAAATCTCGCCGGCATCGAACGCGGCGAGGTTGGGGTTCTGGCGCGGGTAGGTGAACTGGAGGGGCGAGCGGAGTTCCGTGTCGAGTTGAAGTTCAAGACTTTGGAATGCTTAAACGGTTGTTATCTGATCTCGACCGAAGGCAAGATCTATACAATGGATCGATATGCCGGCGAGGAAAATAATGATGGTATTTTGATGCCTGAATTTACGCAGCTCGAGGTCGATGATGAGATGCGCTTCAAATCGGTGTATGGGGGACCGGCTGGTGTTGGGAATTTCTCCTGCGCGCTATCAACCGAAAACCGGGCGTATTGTTGGGGGGATAACTATTTTGGAAGAATCGGGGTCGATTTCGACACGCACGTTCTTGAAAGTCCAACGATGGTCGACGCCGAGCTGCGTTTTAAGGCGCTCAGAGTAGGGACCTACTCAACCTGTGGGCTTACGCTAGAGGGCGCGCTCTATTGTTGGGGCGATCTGTTGATCAGCGGTAATTGGATACGTCGCGGCCTCGACCTCTACGAAACGCACTCATACGAACCGGTGCTGATGGAGGAGGGCCCCTTTAGTGAACTCCTAATGACCGGCGCGTCCCTGTGTGTGCAAGAGCACAAAACGCAGATCTGGCGGTGCATGGGGGCGGGTGAGGCCGGTCAACTAGGCAATGGCGAGCGGGTTGATCAAGATAACCTCGTGGAGATTAGCGCCCCAGGCGCGTTTATCGCGCTGGCGTCTCTCTATGATGTGGGTGGTGGTACGACGCTGTGTAGCGTTGACGCCCAGGAGCAGCAGGTTTGGTGCTGGGGACAAAATTATGCCGGGCAGCGTGGGCAGCCGATCGAGTCGCCCCCAACGAATCACGACACCCCTCAACGAACGGCGTGGGAAGTCCCCATGGTAGATATCTATAAGAATGGGCATGGTTTTTGCGGCGCAACGCCCGAGCGCGAGATTCGATGCTGGGGGGATAATTCAGGTTGTGGACTTGGCCAGCAGGCGCCAGAGCGGGGAATTGCGGACCATCGTTATGATATTCAACCAGCGATCGTAGGTGTGCCCGAGGATTGGGTGACCCTGTCTGATGCCTGCGTTCTAACCGAGGGTGGCGATGTCTGGTGCTGGGGAGCGAAACGAATGACGGGCGACCCGCTGTGGCCCACTCGGTGCGAGCCGACGGCCCGGCGCATGCTTACGTTTTAG